Genomic window (Candidatus Limnocylindrales bacterium):
CGGCGCAGCTAGCGCCGGTCGGCACAGCGCGCGGCCGCGGTCGAGATCCGAACGATGCGCAGATCGCCGAACGGTGTGCCGACGCCGCTGTTCAGCGTCAGTGCGACCGACAGGTTGCGATCGAGGTCGGCCCACGCGCCCGATCCGCCGAAACCGAAGTGGCCGATTCCGTGGCGGACGGTCGTTCCCATGCCGAGCGTGAACGGCCGGTGGTAGCCGAGCCGCCAGTGCATCGGGAACGGGATCACGCGATCGAGCGTGCGGTTCTGTACCGTGGAGGCACGGTGAAGCGTCTTCTCGGACATCAGCCGGACACCGTCGAGAGCTCCGCCGCCGGCCAGCGCGGCATACATGCCGGCGAGCGCGCGCGCGGTGAAGATCCCGTTGGCCGATGGGATGCAGGCCGCTGCGAACTCTGCGGAATTGAAATCGAGCTCGTCGATTCCGTGCGGCATCAGCGCGCGCTCGGCTTCACGAAGGTCGACCGGAATTCCGATCATCTGCAGCCAGCGGCTCGCGGCGGCCAGATAGCTGCGCGTGCGATCGGCGCCGCCGCGCTGCCCGTGAAGCCCCGCAAGACCGAGCGTCGCCTTGCGCCCCGAATGCGAATCGGGAAGCCCGACGAACAATCCGTCGAGCTGAAGCGGCTGAGAGATTTCCTCGTCGAGCACCTGGCAGAACGGCTTGCCGGTGATGCGCTGGATGATCTCGCCGACCAGATACCCGTACGTGAGGCCGTGATAGCCGTGGGCTTTTCCCGGCTCGTGAATGGGATGCGCGGCTTCGAGCGCACGGATCATGTATTCCCAGTCGAGCATTCGGCGCGCGTGATCGATCATGCCGCGGATGTCGTAGAGGCCCGCCTCGTGGCTCATGATCTGGCGGATCGTGATGTTTTCTTTGCCGCTGTGCGCGAACTCCGGCCAGTGCTTCGAAACCGGCTCGTCGTAATCGGCGAGGCCCTTGTCGACGAGGATGTGCAGCAGCGTCGATGCGACGCCTTTGGTCGTCGAGTACGAGACCGACGCGGTGTCCGAGCTCCACGGCGTACCGGCCGCGTCGATCGTCCCGCCCCACAGATCGACGACCTTCTTTCCGCGGTGATAGATGCACAGCGCGGCGCCGCCCGGGCCGGGCGACGGAATCAACGACTTGAACAGGCGCGCGACCGACCAGAAGTCGGGATGGATGTAGCCTTCGGCGAGACTCGGATGCTTCACGCCGGACGCGAGCCGGAGCACGGGCGCCAGACCGGTCATGGTTTTTTCCGACGAGAAGAATGATGCCATTGGTCCCTGATCCTAATCCGATTGCGCCGGCCGAAGACAATCCGAATGTGCGAACGGACCCACTCCTTTGCAACCCTGCGAGCCGAGAATCACG
Coding sequences:
- a CDS encoding serine hydrolase domain-containing protein; its protein translation is MASFFSSEKTMTGLAPVLRLASGVKHPSLAEGYIHPDFWSVARLFKSLIPSPGPGGAALCIYHRGKKVVDLWGGTIDAAGTPWSSDTASVSYSTTKGVASTLLHILVDKGLADYDEPVSKHWPEFAHSGKENITIRQIMSHEAGLYDIRGMIDHARRMLDWEYMIRALEAAHPIHEPGKAHGYHGLTYGYLVGEIIQRITGKPFCQVLDEEISQPLQLDGLFVGLPDSHSGRKATLGLAGLHGQRGGADRTRSYLAAASRWLQMIGIPVDLREAERALMPHGIDELDFNSAEFAAACIPSANGIFTARALAGMYAALAGGGALDGVRLMSEKTLHRASTVQNRTLDRVIPFPMHWRLGYHRPFTLGMGTTVRHGIGHFGFGGSGAWADLDRNLSVALTLNSGVGTPFGDLRIVRISTAAARCADRR